In Puntigrus tetrazona isolate hp1 chromosome 22, ASM1883169v1, whole genome shotgun sequence, one genomic interval encodes:
- the lpar3 gene encoding lysophosphatidic acid receptor 3, whose amino-acid sequence MARSNVCYYDKPMGFFYNNSNITSDEWDQTQLTLVQVVGSICCCFILVANAMIISAVVTNKRFHYPFYYLLANLAASDFLAGIAYVYLMFNTGKISRDLTVQAYFFRQGLLDASLSASLTNLLVIALERYISIMNWKVHSNLTKRRVTLLIALVWGISLFMGAVPSLGWNCICSLDLCSKLAPIFSRSYLIFWSVSNLVLFLIMVGVYLRIYIYVMRKTVVLKAHTGSINRKRTPVKLIKTVMTVLGAFVICWTPGLVVLLLDGLKCEQCDVLTFKRWLLLLAVLNSVMNPIIYSYRDNEMWTTIKNLMRCVLSGTRRQRSSKANIQRDSARDTSSSLKENTAEDSKVSTQEMLKS is encoded by the exons ATGGCCAGGTCTAATGTTTGCTACTATGATAAGCCCATGGGCTTTTtctacaacaacagcaacataaCCTCAGATGAATGGGACCAAACACAGCTCACCCTGGTTCAGGTCGTTGGATCCATCTGCTGTTGCTTCATCCTAGTGGCCAATGCCATGATCATTTCGGCGGTAGTGACAAACAAGAGGTTTCACTACCCCTTCTACTATCTCCTCGCCAACCTTGCCGCCTCAGACTTTCTCGCCGGGATCGCTTATGTGTATCTCATGTTCAATACGGGGAAAATATCTCGCGATCTCACTGTTCAAGCCTACTTCTTTCGGCAAGGTTTGCTGGACGCCAGTCTATCCGCGTCCCTGACCAACCTCTTGGTGATAGCGCTCGAGCGCTACATCTCCATCATGAACTGGAAGGTTCACAGTAACCTCACCAAACGTCGTGTGACCCTGTTGATCGCCCTTGTGTGGGGTATATCGTTATTCATGGGGGCTGTTCCTAGTTTGGGCTGGAACTGCATCTGCAGTCTGGACCTGTGCTCCAAACTTGCACCCATCTTTAGCCGGAGCTACCTGATCTTCTGGTCTGTCTCCAACCTGGTGCTCTTCCTCATCATGGTGGGCGTTTACTTGAGGATTTACATCTATGTGATGAGAAAGACTGTTGTCCTGAAGGCGCACACTGGATCTATAAATCGAAAGAGGACACCGGTCAAGCTCATCAAAACTGTGATGACCGTACTTG GAGCGTTCGTGATCTGTTGGACCCCCGGTCTTGTGGTTCTGCTCCTGGACGGACTAAAGTGCGAACAATGCGACGTCCTGACCTTCAAGCGCTGGCTCCTGCTCCTCGCCGTCCTCAACTCCGTCATGAACCCCATCATCTACTCCTACAGAGACAACGAAATGTGGACCACCATCAAGAACCTGATGCGTTGCGTTCTCAGCGGGACGAGGCGGCAGAGGTCGTCCAAGGCCAACATTCAACGCGACTCTGCCCGGGACACATCTAGCAGCCTGAAAGAGAACACAGCAGAGGACAGCAAGGTCTCCACACAGGAAATGCTGAAGTCTTGA